Proteins encoded together in one Thermoplasmatales archaeon BRNA1 window:
- a CDS encoding putative ATP-dependent protease, with the protein MAARTKKQVAVQTWEDIQGMKSTAEVLIPNDPLDRVLGQEEAIALAKIAATQRRNLLLVGPPGTGKSMIARAISMNLPKAHQEIRVANNPENPERPFLEVLDEKDVNLESADRNESIGKLRDPQNVPKSVAERLGYRCKYCGAFSTPEDLSCPSCAKSKFDRGIAGNNPFGDIFGMLGDAVPGLSAGKERVNTTHILPDGSEETVVFERAGDKIRELDTKALQKRNSVQKKSNTKTIVKLDRDPFVMATGASETELLGDVRHDPYGGHEKIGVPTYQRVIPGAIHEAHEGVLFIDEISHLGNLQRFILTAMQDKKFPITGRNPQSSGASVRVDNVPCDFILVAACNMQDLQNILSPLRSRIIGNGYEVLVDVAMPDTSHNRAKYAQFVAQEIAMDGHIPDATIEAVEEIIAEGKRRAKADNQLNSLTLRLRELGGLIRAAGDIAVIEGSKLITREHVIMAKKRSVPVEDQIKARYGSYQKGMTHDISDAQKQNSDYYLENEHLDDNMFG; encoded by the coding sequence ATGGCCGCAAGAACGAAGAAACAGGTCGCAGTGCAGACCTGGGAGGACATCCAGGGGATGAAAAGCACCGCCGAGGTACTCATCCCCAACGATCCCCTCGACCGCGTCCTCGGACAGGAGGAGGCCATCGCACTCGCGAAGATCGCAGCCACCCAGAGGAGGAACCTCCTCCTCGTGGGTCCCCCGGGAACCGGTAAGTCGATGATCGCCCGCGCGATCTCCATGAACCTCCCCAAGGCCCACCAGGAGATCAGGGTGGCCAACAACCCCGAGAACCCCGAGAGGCCGTTCCTCGAGGTCCTGGACGAGAAGGATGTTAACCTCGAGTCCGCCGACAGGAACGAGAGCATCGGGAAGCTCAGGGACCCGCAGAACGTCCCCAAGAGCGTGGCAGAGAGGCTGGGATACCGCTGCAAGTACTGCGGCGCCTTCTCCACCCCCGAGGACCTCTCCTGCCCCAGCTGCGCCAAGAGCAAGTTCGACCGCGGCATCGCCGGCAACAATCCCTTCGGGGACATCTTCGGCATGCTCGGCGACGCCGTCCCCGGACTCTCCGCGGGGAAGGAGAGGGTGAACACCACCCACATCCTACCCGACGGCTCCGAAGAGACCGTCGTGTTCGAGAGGGCGGGCGACAAGATCCGCGAGCTGGACACAAAGGCACTCCAGAAGAGGAACAGCGTCCAGAAGAAGAGCAACACCAAGACCATCGTGAAACTAGACAGGGACCCGTTCGTCATGGCCACCGGGGCATCGGAGACCGAGCTCCTGGGGGATGTGAGGCACGACCCCTACGGCGGACACGAGAAGATCGGTGTTCCCACCTACCAGAGGGTCATCCCCGGAGCCATCCACGAGGCCCACGAGGGCGTCCTGTTCATCGACGAGATCTCCCACCTCGGGAACCTCCAGAGGTTCATACTCACCGCGATGCAGGACAAGAAGTTCCCCATCACCGGAAGGAACCCCCAGTCCTCGGGCGCCAGCGTCCGCGTGGACAACGTGCCCTGCGACTTCATCCTGGTGGCGGCCTGCAACATGCAGGACCTCCAGAACATCCTCTCCCCCCTGAGGAGCAGGATCATCGGGAACGGTTACGAGGTCCTGGTGGATGTCGCCATGCCCGACACCTCCCACAACCGCGCCAAGTACGCGCAGTTCGTGGCCCAGGAGATCGCCATGGACGGCCACATCCCCGACGCCACGATCGAGGCCGTCGAGGAGATCATCGCCGAGGGCAAGCGCCGCGCGAAGGCGGACAACCAGCTCAACTCCCTCACCCTGAGGCTCAGGGAGCTGGGAGGTCTCATCCGCGCCGCGGGGGACATCGCCGTAATCGAGGGCTCAAAGCTCATCACCAGGGAGCACGTCATCATGGCGAAGAAGCGCTCCGTGCCCGTCGAGGACCAGATCAAGGCCCGCTACGGTTCCTACCAGAAGGGAATGACCCACGACATCTCCGACGCCCAGAAGCAGAACTCCGACTACTATCTGGAGAACGAGCATCTGGACGACAACATGTTCGGCTGA
- a CDS encoding triosephosphate isomerase, which yields MSELAVPTIVVNFKAYPQVHGEGAIALAQTCEQVALESGVSIAVAPPMVSLAAVAAAVDIPVFSQSIDPRTPGSQTGWVTADMIAATAAAGTLINHSEHKYDAEAVSKCVELAKGCELVTCVCADTVDIARDLARFSPDFIAVEPPELIGGDISVTTADPKVVSDTVAAVHSVDRKIAVLCGAGVKNGKDVAAAIKLGAEGVLLASGVVKAADPLAVMRDLASGI from the coding sequence TTGAGTGAACTCGCCGTTCCGACCATCGTCGTGAACTTCAAGGCCTACCCGCAGGTCCACGGCGAGGGCGCCATAGCCCTTGCCCAGACCTGCGAACAGGTCGCACTCGAGAGCGGGGTCTCCATAGCGGTCGCGCCGCCCATGGTCTCCCTCGCCGCCGTCGCGGCGGCGGTGGACATCCCTGTCTTCTCCCAGAGCATCGACCCCCGGACCCCGGGCTCCCAGACCGGATGGGTTACCGCGGACATGATCGCGGCCACCGCTGCGGCGGGGACCCTCATCAACCACTCGGAGCACAAGTACGATGCCGAGGCAGTCAGTAAATGCGTGGAGCTCGCGAAGGGATGCGAGCTCGTCACCTGCGTATGCGCCGACACCGTCGACATCGCCAGGGACCTGGCTAGATTCTCCCCCGACTTCATCGCGGTGGAGCCCCCCGAGCTCATCGGAGGGGACATCAGCGTCACCACCGCCGACCCCAAGGTCGTGTCCGATACCGTCGCCGCCGTGCACTCCGTCGATCGGAAGATCGCGGTTCTCTGCGGTGCAGGCGTGAAGAACGGAAAGGACGTCGCCGCAGCCATCAAACTGGGCGCGGAGGGGGTACTCCTGGCATCAGGAGTCGTCAAGGCCGCCGATCCCCTCGCAGTCATGCGCGACCTCGCAAGCGGAATCTGA
- a CDS encoding aspartyl-tRNA synthetase, giving the protein MAAVRDSSNIASAAGTEATVKGWVQDTRNLGGISFVTLRDRFGTIQITLPKKKIEPALFDTLTKLPRESVVAVTGEVKESNQTALGVELIPSACEVYSESAAPLPLGVVDKVNVEMDTRLNSRFMDLRKPEIRAVFEIRSEATRLIHEYMTSQGFVNVATPKINASGAEGGATLFHIDYFGKPAFLAQSPQLYKQMLMSTGLDRVYEIGPAFRAEHSNTTRHVTEFTSWDGEFSWIANEEEVMDFIEGAVRYVIRGINENCRKQMELLGKESIEVSDQPFPKLTYSECLKIAQDAGLDLKDGDDLGTDGEKAVGEYMGAKGFVLYFICEYPEEEKPFYIMEKDGTHYSFSFDLDYKGQEISSGGQREHRYDVLVARMEKKGLKPADFEDYLAAFRFGMPPHGGFGIGIDRFIEKMLDLPNVREAILFPRDLNRLFP; this is encoded by the coding sequence ATGGCAGCAGTCAGAGACTCAAGCAACATCGCCTCGGCGGCCGGCACGGAGGCCACCGTCAAAGGATGGGTCCAGGACACCAGGAACCTCGGGGGGATCTCCTTCGTCACCCTCAGGGACAGGTTCGGAACCATCCAGATCACCCTTCCCAAGAAGAAGATCGAGCCTGCCCTCTTCGACACCCTGACCAAGCTCCCCAGGGAGTCCGTCGTCGCGGTGACCGGAGAGGTCAAGGAGAGCAACCAGACCGCCCTCGGAGTGGAACTCATCCCCTCCGCCTGCGAGGTCTACTCAGAATCCGCAGCCCCTCTCCCGCTGGGAGTGGTCGACAAGGTCAACGTCGAGATGGACACCCGTCTCAACTCCCGTTTCATGGACCTCAGGAAGCCCGAGATTAGGGCGGTCTTCGAGATTCGCTCCGAGGCCACCAGGCTCATCCACGAGTACATGACCTCCCAGGGGTTCGTCAATGTGGCGACCCCCAAGATCAACGCTTCCGGTGCCGAGGGAGGAGCCACCCTCTTCCACATCGACTACTTCGGGAAACCCGCATTCCTGGCACAGTCCCCGCAGCTCTACAAGCAGATGCTCATGAGCACCGGGCTCGACCGCGTCTACGAGATCGGCCCCGCCTTCCGCGCGGAGCACTCCAACACCACCCGCCATGTCACCGAGTTCACTTCCTGGGACGGCGAGTTCTCATGGATCGCCAACGAGGAGGAGGTCATGGACTTTATCGAGGGCGCGGTCCGCTACGTCATCAGGGGGATCAACGAGAACTGCAGGAAGCAGATGGAGCTTCTTGGCAAGGAGAGTATCGAGGTCTCTGACCAGCCCTTCCCCAAGCTCACCTACTCCGAGTGTCTCAAGATCGCACAGGATGCCGGTCTCGACCTGAAGGACGGGGACGACCTGGGGACCGACGGCGAGAAGGCCGTCGGCGAGTACATGGGCGCCAAGGGATTCGTCCTGTACTTCATCTGCGAGTACCCCGAGGAGGAGAAGCCCTTCTACATCATGGAGAAGGACGGGACCCACTACTCGTTCTCCTTCGACCTTGATTACAAGGGGCAGGAGATCTCCTCCGGAGGACAGAGGGAGCACCGCTACGACGTCCTCGTCGCCCGCATGGAGAAGAAGGGGCTCAAGCCCGCCGACTTCGAGGACTACCTGGCGGCATTCAGGTTCGGAATGCCCCCGCACGGAGGGTTCGGCATCGGGATCGACAGGTTCATCGAGAAGATGCTCGACCTGCCGAACGTCCGCGAGGCCATCCTCTTCCCCAGGGACCTCAACAGGCTGTTCCCCTGA
- a CDS encoding Sel1 repeat protein encodes MGKAFQIFAEASDSGDAEALYRFGQMFDRGYGCTQNPKVAMKYYAMAADQGLADAQFAIGILHFYGRGTPQDYSLAREWFAKAAEQDYAKAVFNLGVMAENGMGCEVDFGTAREWYLKASELGSAKAEYNLAVMYGKGNGVEKDPAKQFEWYMKSARRGYAKAQYGVGFCYYKGLGVDQSDFEAMKWFQLGAAQGHMRSQKMVDVLRGRHRIVSIS; translated from the coding sequence ATGGGCAAGGCGTTCCAGATCTTCGCGGAGGCATCCGATTCGGGAGACGCGGAGGCCCTTTACCGCTTCGGTCAGATGTTCGACCGGGGATACGGATGCACACAGAATCCCAAGGTCGCCATGAAGTACTACGCGATGGCAGCCGACCAGGGTCTCGCCGATGCGCAGTTCGCCATCGGGATCCTCCACTTCTACGGCAGGGGGACCCCCCAGGACTACTCCCTTGCAAGGGAATGGTTCGCCAAGGCCGCGGAGCAGGACTATGCCAAGGCCGTTTTCAACCTGGGGGTGATGGCGGAGAACGGCATGGGCTGCGAGGTCGACTTCGGTACCGCCAGGGAGTGGTACCTGAAGGCATCCGAACTCGGATCCGCCAAGGCGGAGTACAATCTCGCCGTCATGTACGGCAAGGGGAACGGCGTGGAGAAGGACCCGGCCAAGCAGTTCGAGTGGTACATGAAATCCGCCCGGCGGGGATACGCCAAGGCCCAGTACGGCGTGGGATTCTGCTATTACAAGGGTCTGGGAGTGGACCAGAGCGACTTCGAGGCGATGAAGTGGTTCCAGCTGGGGGCCGCCCAGGGACATATGCGTTCCCAGAAGATGGTCGACGTCCTCCGCGGTAGGCACAGGATCGTCAGCATATCCTGA
- a CDS encoding DNA repair exonuclease, whose protein sequence is MGCNFTFVHAADLHLGSRFWGISLKDPDLGKRLFESTFESFRRIIDLTKEKADFLVISGDAFDESTMTLRTKLRFCEEIKRLGTKPVFLVKGNHDFGDSWADSIPFPSNVHLLRDSPQSMTLNFRNETVEIVGMSYGTQHTSENIASKLSGNPDAFTIAVLHCSVSDVAESGDYAPCSVSDMLGKNIDYWALGHIHKRMVLRESSPCIVYPGNIQGRSPKETGEKGCYLVSVKDGNVEKEFVPTQSVIWQDIEADITGIASADALIGRVRQMSRPGSIISLTYVGRGPLDRTVRADPQGIADQISSLTGCPVSVRGIETRPDIDLDAERNGATLVSEIIRTADMYSGKSGEELLRVLLECRPAAEVRNYLAWFAESGKLNALVKEAEMDAIDRVTGGSR, encoded by the coding sequence ATGGGATGCAACTTCACTTTCGTACATGCCGCCGATCTTCACCTCGGCAGCCGTTTCTGGGGCATTTCTCTGAAAGACCCAGACCTTGGAAAACGTCTCTTCGAATCCACCTTCGAGTCCTTCCGCCGCATCATCGATCTCACGAAAGAGAAGGCGGATTTCCTGGTCATCTCCGGAGATGCCTTCGACGAATCCACAATGACCTTGAGGACCAAGCTCCGTTTCTGCGAGGAGATCAAACGTCTCGGGACAAAACCCGTGTTCCTGGTGAAGGGGAACCACGACTTCGGAGACAGCTGGGCGGACAGCATCCCGTTCCCCAGCAACGTCCATCTCCTGAGGGACTCCCCCCAGTCGATGACACTGAACTTCCGCAATGAGACCGTTGAGATCGTCGGCATGAGCTACGGCACCCAGCACACTTCGGAGAACATCGCATCCAAGCTCTCCGGCAACCCGGACGCATTCACCATCGCCGTCCTCCACTGCTCCGTTTCCGATGTCGCCGAATCCGGCGATTACGCTCCATGCTCTGTATCCGACATGCTCGGGAAGAACATCGATTATTGGGCTCTGGGACATATCCATAAGAGAATGGTCCTGAGGGAGTCCTCCCCCTGTATCGTGTACCCCGGGAACATACAGGGCAGGTCCCCGAAGGAGACCGGCGAGAAAGGCTGCTATCTCGTCAGCGTGAAGGACGGGAACGTGGAGAAGGAGTTCGTTCCCACGCAGTCCGTCATCTGGCAGGACATAGAGGCGGACATCACTGGGATCGCCAGTGCCGATGCACTCATCGGGCGCGTCAGGCAGATGTCCCGTCCCGGTTCGATCATCAGCCTGACATACGTGGGAAGGGGGCCCCTCGACCGTACCGTCAGGGCGGACCCCCAGGGGATCGCCGACCAGATATCATCGCTTACGGGATGCCCCGTATCCGTGAGGGGCATAGAGACCCGTCCCGACATCGACCTCGATGCCGAGAGGAACGGCGCGACCCTCGTATCGGAGATCATCCGCACCGCCGACATGTACTCTGGGAAGAGCGGCGAGGAACTGCTGAGGGTGCTGCTCGAATGCAGACCCGCGGCCGAGGTCAGGAACTACCTCGCCTGGTTCGCCGAATCCGGGAAGCTCAACGCACTCGTAAAGGAGGCGGAGATGGACGCCATCGACCGCGTCACGGGGGGATCCAGATGA
- a CDS encoding Phosphatidylserine/phosphatidylglycerophosphate/cardiolipin synthase-related enzyme produces the protein MLITEVDPACEGITITNVSFSWVNLEGWYLTDSEGKLFFHSRTLSPGCSLTVVKTRGDDWFSSREDVVEFGMGGTTKSGSLVLANGGDDISLYSGSTLIDSVCYGSSVGVAGWNGAPVECASRQYMMRVGGDTDTSSDWISTRPGWTNLSFPGTGAYDARVTPFTFPESEGIPIIDAIGSAQSRIDISIYLLTSRNLCALLCDVLQRGVEVRILLEGSPLGTDISNELSMMKNITGLGGEVHLINSGSGNPRFTYLHNKYAVIDGDKVIITSENWTNSNFGEEGNRGWGALVESPDYASYMEAVFENDFSTEWGDVRELNDVYPSIKPIVMDDFTDPGQYMCQTFDCTVSPILSPDNSFDTMGSLMSSVSTVLYSEQLDLGSNLSSASGDTPVSWMASAASRGADVRFILDASQSTSGDHRAYVNLINGTTGIQALAVDGREGFDTIHNKGIIMDSSVWLGSVNWTSTSLKNNRETAVLINSAEVSQYFSRYFLSDFGVSILDVERSGLKLTASVFTSGSSEKVHLSADGPSDCTYVWEFGDGTRRITGVPDVVFDAPSPGKYIAKVTIQGTNVRDEVEYEVPGEDGGPAFLFYGSASLILVLGTAVSFLRNGSNGRHHSRDRSPYNASRGRGRRL, from the coding sequence GTGCTGATAACGGAGGTGGATCCCGCCTGCGAGGGGATAACCATAACCAATGTCTCGTTCTCATGGGTGAACCTCGAGGGGTGGTATCTCACAGACTCGGAGGGAAAGCTGTTCTTCCACTCCCGCACCCTGTCGCCGGGATGCAGTCTGACCGTCGTCAAGACCAGGGGGGACGACTGGTTCTCATCACGCGAGGATGTCGTGGAGTTTGGCATGGGAGGGACCACGAAGAGCGGCAGTCTGGTCCTAGCAAACGGCGGAGACGACATTTCCCTGTACAGCGGGAGCACCCTGATCGATTCGGTCTGCTACGGCAGTTCGGTGGGTGTCGCAGGCTGGAACGGAGCTCCCGTAGAATGTGCCAGCAGGCAGTATATGATGCGTGTGGGAGGGGATACGGACACCTCTTCCGATTGGATATCCACCAGGCCCGGATGGACCAATCTGTCCTTTCCCGGCACCGGGGCATACGATGCCAGGGTGACCCCGTTCACGTTCCCCGAATCCGAAGGGATACCCATAATCGATGCGATCGGGAGCGCCCAATCCCGCATAGACATCTCGATCTACCTGCTGACAAGCAGGAACCTTTGCGCCCTTCTCTGCGACGTGCTGCAGAGAGGGGTCGAGGTCCGGATCCTCCTCGAGGGCAGTCCCCTCGGTACGGACATCAGCAATGAGCTGTCCATGATGAAGAACATCACCGGCCTCGGAGGGGAGGTGCACCTCATCAACAGCGGTTCGGGGAACCCGCGTTTCACATACCTGCACAACAAGTATGCTGTGATCGACGGGGACAAGGTGATAATCACGTCCGAGAACTGGACGAATTCGAACTTCGGCGAGGAAGGTAACCGCGGATGGGGCGCGTTGGTTGAGAGCCCGGATTACGCATCGTACATGGAGGCGGTTTTCGAGAACGACTTCTCGACGGAATGGGGGGACGTCAGAGAGCTCAACGATGTCTATCCGAGCATTAAACCGATCGTGATGGACGATTTCACGGACCCGGGACAATACATGTGCCAGACTTTTGATTGTACTGTTTCCCCTATACTGTCTCCAGACAATTCCTTCGATACGATGGGGTCCCTGATGTCCTCTGTTAGCACGGTCCTTTATTCGGAGCAGCTAGATCTCGGAAGCAACCTTTCGTCCGCTTCGGGAGACACTCCCGTATCGTGGATGGCATCCGCTGCATCGAGAGGTGCGGACGTTCGTTTCATCCTCGATGCCTCGCAGTCCACATCCGGCGACCACAGGGCCTACGTCAATCTCATCAACGGTACGACAGGGATACAGGCCCTCGCGGTGGACGGCAGGGAGGGTTTCGATACCATACACAACAAGGGCATCATAATGGACAGCAGCGTGTGGCTGGGATCCGTCAACTGGACATCCACCTCCCTGAAGAACAACAGGGAGACTGCGGTGCTGATCAACTCCGCGGAGGTCTCGCAGTACTTCTCCAGATATTTCCTGTCGGATTTCGGGGTGAGCATCCTCGATGTGGAGAGGTCCGGACTGAAGCTAACGGCATCGGTGTTCACGTCCGGGAGTTCCGAGAAGGTACATCTGTCGGCGGACGGCCCTTCGGACTGCACTTACGTGTGGGAGTTCGGGGACGGAACCAGGAGGATAACCGGCGTCCCCGATGTCGTGTTCGATGCCCCTTCCCCGGGGAAGTACATAGCGAAGGTGACCATCCAGGGGACGAACGTCCGTGACGAGGTAGAGTACGAGGTGCCCGGGGAGGACGGCGGTCCCGCGTTCCTTTTTTATGGTTCGGCGTCGTTGATACTGGTGCTGGGAACGGCAGTCTCGTTCCTGAGGAACGGTTCGAATGGCAGGCATCATTCCAGGGATAGAAGTCCGTACAATGCGTCCCGGGGACGGGGACGGCGCCTATGA
- a CDS encoding Acetyltransferase produces MRPGDGDGAYEVLCSSLDEYFAREVLDYFMMQWPAGSFVAVDYAGRIMGYIAGSRLQNGRAAVSLLCVNQLVRGRGVGESLLAHLRQAARMEGIRTIQLEVRTTNTEAIRFYERRGFKPVESLPRFYNDGGDGIRMISSSSESLSNS; encoded by the coding sequence ATGCGTCCCGGGGACGGGGACGGCGCCTATGAGGTGCTATGCAGCTCGCTCGACGAGTACTTCGCGCGCGAGGTCCTGGATTACTTCATGATGCAGTGGCCCGCCGGTTCCTTCGTCGCCGTGGATTATGCGGGGAGGATCATGGGATACATAGCAGGATCCAGGCTGCAGAACGGCAGGGCCGCGGTATCGCTGCTGTGCGTGAACCAGCTTGTGAGGGGAAGAGGTGTCGGAGAATCCCTGCTGGCACATCTCAGGCAGGCTGCCAGGATGGAGGGAATCAGGACCATCCAGCTGGAGGTCAGGACCACCAACACCGAGGCGATCAGATTCTACGAGCGCAGGGGGTTCAAACCCGTGGAATCCCTCCCGAGATTCTACAACGACGGGGGCGACGGGATAAGGATGATATCCTCGTCATCCGAGTCCCTGTCGAACAGTTGA
- a CDS encoding D-fructose 1,6-bisphosphatase, translating into MAEKVTVSIIKADIGSIAGHMTPHPSMMQAAKDILADKQKQGVIEDFYVTRVGDDINLYMTHYKGENNAEVHGAAWDCFQEATKISRRMHLYAAGQDLLTDSFSGNVKGAGPGSAEMTFEERPAEPLVFFMADKTEPSAYSPILSRIFLDPFTTTGLVIDKRAKQGFDFEIRDVMDNKKVVMSSPEETLSILSLLGDTSRYAIKRVCSRAGLGPAAVVSTDKLNMTAGRYVGKDDPVCICRAQSGFPSVGEYTQVFAQYTWLVAGWMRGSHIGAFYPCSPENSDPVYYDGPPRICCLGFQLVNGHLQGLEPEGAKNGEHIPVDIFGSDTWDKARADAIRASKLMRSQGPFQPSILGAEEMEYTSRPEVLKDLKTRFVDLDSDKKTLGKGNTDVE; encoded by the coding sequence ATGGCAGAGAAAGTCACTGTATCGATTATTAAGGCCGACATCGGATCGATCGCGGGCCACATGACCCCCCACCCTTCGATGATGCAGGCTGCGAAAGACATCCTGGCCGACAAGCAGAAACAGGGAGTCATCGAGGACTTCTACGTTACCCGCGTCGGCGACGACATCAACCTTTACATGACCCACTACAAGGGCGAGAACAACGCCGAGGTCCACGGGGCCGCCTGGGATTGCTTCCAGGAAGCCACCAAGATCTCCCGCCGCATGCACCTGTACGCGGCAGGACAGGACCTCCTGACCGACTCCTTCTCCGGAAACGTGAAGGGAGCCGGACCCGGTTCCGCCGAGATGACCTTCGAGGAGAGGCCCGCCGAGCCCCTTGTCTTCTTCATGGCGGACAAGACCGAGCCCTCCGCATACAGCCCCATCCTCTCCAGGATCTTCCTCGACCCCTTCACCACCACCGGACTCGTCATCGACAAGAGGGCGAAGCAGGGATTCGACTTCGAGATCAGGGACGTCATGGACAACAAGAAGGTCGTCATGTCCTCCCCCGAGGAGACCCTCAGCATCCTCTCCCTGCTCGGAGACACCTCCCGCTACGCGATCAAGAGGGTCTGCAGCCGCGCAGGCCTCGGACCCGCAGCAGTCGTCTCCACCGACAAGCTCAACATGACCGCCGGCCGCTACGTCGGAAAGGACGACCCCGTCTGCATCTGCCGTGCCCAGAGCGGATTCCCCTCCGTCGGAGAGTACACCCAGGTCTTCGCACAGTACACCTGGCTCGTCGCCGGATGGATGCGCGGATCCCACATCGGTGCATTCTACCCCTGCAGCCCCGAGAACTCCGACCCTGTCTACTACGACGGACCGCCGAGGATCTGCTGCCTCGGATTCCAGCTCGTCAACGGACACCTCCAGGGACTCGAGCCCGAGGGAGCCAAGAACGGCGAACACATCCCCGTCGACATCTTCGGAAGCGACACTTGGGACAAGGCCCGCGCCGACGCCATCCGCGCTTCCAAGCTCATGAGGTCCCAGGGACCGTTCCAGCCCTCCATCCTCGGTGCCGAGGAGATGGAATACACCTCCCGCCCCGAAGTCCTCAAGGACCTGAAGACCAGGTTCGTCGACCTCGACTCCGACAAGAAGACTCTCGGAAAGGGGAACACCGACGTTGAGTGA
- a CDS encoding DNA primase (bacterial type), whose protein sequence is MVKAKINADGIVDKPDVVGAVFGQTEGLLGDDLDLRDLQKSGRIGRIEVEVSSKGGKSEGIIYMSSSLDQVETVILAAALETIDRVGPCKAVIKVLGIEDVRVTKREKIVERAKELLGDLVEQARGTGANLAQNVRQSVQVEEITTFGPERCPAGPNVKNSEAIIIVEGRSDVLNLLRAGIKNAVAVEGTNIPKSVQELSKERVTTAFVDGDRGGELILRELFQTSEIDFVARAPRAHEVEELSAKQLVKCLRNKVPGDQYMEMNNLRFEESELGEDSDREEREPRRARDYSDDDDEEGFRRERRERPGHDRRGRTEDDDDRRRGRRDRRGRRDSEDRNGRFNNDAAEKFKKRGRREEESDYEDDISEQTVDTIPAKPRSVEVEEIAEEPAEEFRREPVEVVVEVEEPETEEVIEETVEEVAETAVEETPAAEEEPAEAPAEEEDDEPKRELRPNKRDARSRRAASTKILSEEQEKLRDILHDVIGTHNAVLLNSDLEEIAKVEVRRLADFLGEAEAPADVAAVISDGVVGQNLINVASKKGVSTLVGKKKGKITKLPSEITVWVKDDLD, encoded by the coding sequence ATGGTAAAGGCGAAGATCAACGCCGACGGAATCGTCGACAAACCCGACGTCGTCGGCGCTGTCTTCGGACAGACCGAGGGTCTCCTCGGAGACGATCTGGACCTCAGGGACCTCCAGAAATCCGGAAGGATCGGGAGGATCGAGGTCGAGGTCTCCAGCAAGGGAGGGAAATCGGAGGGAATCATCTACATGTCCTCCTCCCTCGACCAGGTCGAGACCGTCATCCTCGCCGCCGCGCTCGAGACCATCGACCGCGTCGGCCCCTGCAAGGCAGTGATCAAGGTCCTCGGCATCGAGGACGTCCGCGTCACCAAGAGAGAGAAGATCGTCGAGCGCGCCAAGGAGCTCCTCGGCGACCTCGTCGAGCAGGCGAGGGGAACCGGCGCCAACCTCGCACAGAACGTGAGGCAGAGCGTGCAGGTCGAGGAGATCACCACCTTCGGACCCGAGCGCTGCCCCGCCGGACCCAACGTGAAGAACTCCGAGGCGATCATCATCGTCGAGGGCAGGTCCGACGTCCTGAACCTTCTCAGGGCCGGAATCAAGAACGCCGTCGCCGTCGAGGGGACCAACATCCCCAAGTCCGTCCAGGAGCTCTCCAAGGAGAGGGTGACCACCGCATTCGTCGACGGAGACAGGGGAGGAGAGCTCATCCTCCGTGAGCTCTTCCAGACCTCCGAGATCGACTTCGTCGCCCGCGCACCCCGCGCACACGAGGTCGAGGAACTCTCCGCCAAGCAGCTCGTCAAGTGCCTGAGGAACAAGGTCCCCGGCGACCAGTACATGGAGATGAACAACCTCCGCTTCGAGGAGTCCGAGCTCGGCGAGGATTCCGACAGGGAGGAGCGCGAGCCCCGCAGGGCACGCGACTACTCCGACGATGACGATGAGGAGGGCTTCCGCCGCGAGAGGCGCGAGCGCCCCGGACACGACAGGCGCGGAAGGACCGAGGATGACGACGACAGGAGGAGGGGACGCCGCGACAGACGCGGAAGGCGCGACTCCGAGGACCGCAACGGCCGCTTCAACAACGATGCAGCGGAGAAGTTCAAGAAGAGGGGACGCCGCGAGGAGGAGTCCGATTACGAGGACGACATCTCCGAGCAGACCGTCGACACCATCCCCGCGAAGCCCAGGTCCGTCGAGGTCGAGGAGATCGCCGAGGAGCCCGCGGAGGAGTTCCGCCGCGAGCCCGTCGAGGTCGTCGTCGAGGTCGAGGAACCCGAGACCGAAGAGGTAATCGAGGAGACCGTCGAGGAGGTCGCGGAGACCGCCGTCGAGGAGACCCCCGCTGCCGAGGAGGAGCCCGCAGAGGCACCCGCCGAGGAAGAGGACGACGAGCCCAAGAGGGAGCTCCGCCCCAACAAGAGGGACGCCCGCTCCCGCAGGGCGGCTTCCACCAAGATCCTCTCCGAGGAGCAGGAGAAGCTCAGGGACATCCTCCACGACGTCATCGGGACCCACAACGCGGTCCTGCTGAACTCCGACCTCGAGGAGATCGCGAAGGTCGAGGTCAGGAGGCTCGCCGACTTCCTCGGCGAGGCCGAGGCCCCAGCCGACGTCGCGGCCGTCATCTCCGATGGTGTCGTCGGACAGAACCTCATCAACGTCGCATCCAAGAAGGGCGTCAGCACCCTCGTCGGAAAGAAGAAGGGAAAGATCACCAAGCTCCCTTCCGAGATCACCGTCTGGGTGAAGGACGACCTCGACTGA